One segment of Dolichospermum sp. DET69 DNA contains the following:
- a CDS encoding NifU family protein — MNNLEELITDINRFEAIIANWDESQRCVAVGLKTAIESLHKAALTNLIKSLKKENISALRQAVDDEIVYAVLLYHDLVKPPLSERIQTALAEVRPSLQNHQGDIELVAIKLPDTVEVQLIGSCSNCATSTLTLTQGVEQAIKKHCPEITKVVAVKHNSSTTSTPNSTEFHWVKAATLDQIIENRILAVRVNNHDVILCKQGDNISCYQNSCSHLGFPLDKGKVEKGIITCSAHEFQYDLKTGECLTVPDISLQSYEVKVKHDNVYIKV, encoded by the coding sequence ATGAATAATCTTGAAGAATTAATTACAGATATCAATCGCTTTGAAGCGATTATTGCTAACTGGGATGAAAGTCAACGTTGTGTAGCTGTAGGGTTAAAAACTGCAATTGAATCTCTCCATAAAGCAGCATTAACTAATTTAATTAAAAGTCTTAAAAAAGAAAATATATCAGCTTTACGTCAAGCTGTAGATGATGAAATTGTTTATGCAGTTTTGTTATATCACGACTTAGTTAAACCTCCATTATCAGAACGTATCCAAACAGCATTAGCAGAAGTTCGTCCTAGTTTACAAAATCATCAAGGGGATATAGAATTAGTCGCAATTAAACTACCTGATACAGTTGAAGTTCAATTAATTGGTAGTTGTAGTAATTGTGCTACTTCTACCTTAACGTTAACTCAAGGAGTCGAACAAGCCATTAAAAAACATTGTCCGGAAATTACTAAAGTAGTTGCTGTTAAGCATAATTCTTCTACTACTTCTACTCCTAACTCTACAGAGTTCCATTGGGTAAAAGCAGCAACGTTAGATCAAATAATTGAAAATCGTATTTTAGCAGTTAGAGTTAATAATCATGATGTCATTTTGTGCAAACAAGGTGATAATATTAGCTGTTATCAAAATTCTTGTTCTCATTTAGGCTTTCCTTTAGATAAAGGTAAGGTGGAAAAAGGAATTATTACTTGTTCCGCACATGAATTTCAATATGATTTAAAGACGGGTGAATGTTTAACAGTTCCAGATATTTCACTTCAAAGCTATGAAGTCAAAGTTAAACATGATAACGTTTATATAAAAGTCTAG
- a CDS encoding molybdenum cofactor guanylyltransferase, whose amino-acid sequence MNINSQHHLSTIILAGGKSTRMGRDKALIPIQSVPMLQLICNIAEACTDKVYIVTPWPERYQELLIPKSEFIREVPLPGETGNESRTHGPLVGFMQGLAAVETDWVLLLACDLPNLRLEILQKWISKLDIIPENTQAALVQDNQIWQPLCGFYRSRCLPELNQYIKAGGRSFQQWLKAYTIEVLPLEYPEMLFNFNSPDKQ is encoded by the coding sequence ATGAATATTAATTCCCAACATCATCTGAGTACGATTATTTTAGCAGGTGGAAAAAGCACTCGCATGGGTAGAGATAAAGCCTTAATTCCCATTCAATCTGTACCCATGTTGCAATTAATTTGTAATATAGCTGAAGCTTGTACTGATAAAGTTTATATAGTAACTCCTTGGCCAGAACGATATCAAGAATTGCTAATACCTAAAAGTGAGTTTATTCGAGAAGTTCCTTTACCTGGAGAAACGGGAAATGAATCTCGTACCCATGGACCACTTGTAGGTTTTATGCAAGGGTTAGCAGCAGTAGAAACTGATTGGGTTTTGTTATTAGCTTGTGATTTACCAAATTTACGGCTAGAAATATTACAGAAATGGATATCTAAATTAGATATAATTCCAGAAAATACTCAAGCCGCTTTGGTACAAGATAATCAAATTTGGCAACCTTTATGCGGTTTTTATCGCAGTCGTTGTTTACCAGAACTAAATCAGTATATTAAAGCAGGTGGACGTTCTTTTCAACAATGGTTAAAGGCTTATACTATAGAAGTATTACCTTTAGAATATCCAGAAATGTTATTTAATTTTAACAGTCCTGACAAACAATAA
- a CDS encoding nitrate reductase associated protein codes for MTDFFEFEADFVDSWRCIPMQVRYKLDTCGIKLKLAEWNQMNQESRQNLMTLPCDTDSQIHDYRHYIQELILQLTGKPVAELPIETHPAWIDTTTIPSSIHDKAQEIGVIITMEAWASLTTLQRFALIKLSRPSHENKNFLPALQEFNLLPKS; via the coding sequence ATGACAGATTTTTTTGAATTTGAAGCAGATTTTGTTGATTCTTGGCGTTGTATTCCCATGCAAGTGCGCTATAAACTCGATACTTGCGGTATTAAGCTAAAATTAGCAGAATGGAATCAGATGAATCAAGAATCACGTCAAAATTTAATGACATTACCTTGCGATACAGATAGTCAAATTCATGACTACAGACACTATATTCAAGAATTGATCTTGCAACTGACTGGTAAACCTGTGGCCGAATTGCCAATTGAAACTCATCCAGCATGGATAGATACTACCACTATTCCCAGCAGTATTCACGATAAAGCCCAGGAAATAGGTGTGATCATCACGATGGAAGCATGGGCAAGCTTGACTACTTTACAGCGTTTTGCTTTGATTAAACTAAGTCGTCCTAGTCATGAAAATAAAAACTTTTTACCGGCGTTACAAGAATTTAATTTGTTGCCAAAATCCTAA
- a CDS encoding RNA-binding S4 domain-containing protein, producing MIKLDQFLKFLGMASTGGQAKWMIVDGEVEVNGILETRRGRKLVDDDLVTIGGQTFQVGEIISKSTDS from the coding sequence ATGATTAAACTCGACCAGTTTTTAAAGTTTTTAGGTATGGCCTCTACCGGAGGTCAAGCTAAATGGATGATTGTTGATGGTGAGGTTGAAGTTAATGGTATCCTGGAAACGCGCAGAGGGCGGAAATTAGTAGATGATGATTTGGTGACAATCGGTGGACAAACTTTTCAGGTTGGGGAAATAATATCAAAATCAACTGATTCATGA
- a CDS encoding hydrogenase small subunit: MTNVLWLQGGACSGNTMSFLNAEEPTACDLIADFGIKILWHPSLGVELGDNVKTLLWDCISGKTPLDILVFEGSVVNAPNGTGEWNRFADRPMKDWLDDLAKVAKFIVAVGDCATWGGIPAMSPNPSDSKGLQFLKREEGGFLGKDFVSQAGLPVINIPGCPAHPDWITQILVAIATGRINDIVLDELHRPQTFFNTYTQTGCTRNIHFAYKATTAEFGQRKGCLFYDLGCRGPMTHSSCNRILWNRVSSKTRAGMPCLGCTEPEFPFFDLKPGTVFKTQTVMGVPKEIPPGVNHKDYAILTVVAKNTAPKWADEDFFTV; the protein is encoded by the coding sequence ATGACTAATGTACTCTGGCTACAAGGTGGTGCTTGTTCGGGTAACACCATGTCATTTCTTAATGCTGAAGAACCGACAGCTTGTGATTTAATAGCTGATTTCGGGATTAAGATTCTTTGGCATCCTTCCTTGGGTGTAGAATTAGGTGACAACGTAAAAACGCTGTTATGGGACTGTATTTCTGGGAAAACTCCTCTGGATATTTTGGTATTTGAAGGTAGCGTAGTTAACGCCCCTAATGGTACAGGAGAATGGAACCGGTTTGCAGACCGTCCTATGAAAGATTGGTTAGACGATTTAGCCAAAGTTGCGAAATTTATTGTCGCGGTGGGAGACTGTGCAACTTGGGGAGGAATTCCCGCAATGTCACCCAACCCCAGCGACTCCAAAGGACTGCAATTTCTCAAACGGGAAGAAGGCGGTTTTTTAGGTAAAGATTTTGTCAGTCAAGCCGGCTTACCTGTGATTAATATTCCCGGTTGTCCCGCACACCCCGACTGGATAACGCAGATATTAGTAGCGATCGCCACAGGCAGAATTAATGATATAGTTCTTGATGAACTACACCGTCCCCAAACCTTCTTCAACACCTACACTCAAACCGGTTGTACCCGCAACATTCACTTTGCATACAAAGCCACAACCGCCGAATTTGGACAACGCAAAGGTTGTCTATTTTACGACTTAGGTTGTCGTGGTCCCATGACCCATTCTTCCTGTAACCGCATTCTCTGGAACCGCGTCTCCTCCAAAACCCGCGCTGGAATGCCCTGTTTAGGTTGTACAGAACCCGAATTTCCCTTTTTCGACCTTAAACCCGGAACAGTCTTTAAAACCCAAACGGTCATGGGAGTTCCCAAAGAAATACCCCCCGGAGTCAACCATAAAGATTACGCAATCCTCACCGTTGTTGCCAAAAACACAGCCCCAAAATGGGCAGACGAAGACTTTTTTACCGTTTAG
- a CDS encoding nickel-dependent hydrogenase large subunit: protein MSIQTLDISPVGRVEGDLDVRVEIENGYVTNAWTHAELFRGFEIILRGKDPQAGLIVTPRICGICGGSHLSSASWALDTAWGTEVPRNAILARNLGQIVETIQSIPRYFYGLFAIDLTNKNYRRSHFYDEACRRFAAFTGKSYEIGITISSKPVEIYALLGGQWPHSSYMVPGGVMCAPTLTDITRAWAILEYFRTNWLEPVWLGCSLERYEEIQSYEDFQKWLNEDVKHRESDLGLYWRMGLDIGLDRYGAGVGKYVTWGYIPHEDKYNHPTIEGRNAAVIMKSGVYDSFTDTHALMNQGFARENLTHSWYDEGTEDWHPSDRTTTPINNNQKDFSGAYSWSSAVLHQDLGRLEAGPLARQLVAGGNHGESWQHYDPFILDTFKQMGGASVHLRQLGRVHEIVKLYRQAERCLREFKLNDPWYIKPEEKDGKGWGATEAARGALCHWVEIEQGKIKNYQVIAPGTWNIGPRDGEGQLGPIEKALIGTPIQDPKDPVEVGHVARSFDSCLVCTVHAHDAKTGEELARFRTA, encoded by the coding sequence ATGTCAATTCAAACATTAGATATTTCACCCGTTGGTAGAGTCGAGGGTGATTTAGATGTGCGCGTCGAAATTGAAAATGGATATGTCACAAACGCCTGGACTCATGCTGAACTTTTTCGCGGCTTTGAAATAATTTTACGCGGAAAAGATCCCCAAGCTGGCTTAATTGTCACCCCCCGAATTTGCGGTATTTGTGGCGGTTCTCACCTCAGTTCCGCATCTTGGGCGTTGGATACAGCTTGGGGAACAGAAGTTCCTAGAAATGCAATTTTGGCGAGAAACTTAGGTCAAATTGTCGAAACAATTCAAAGTATTCCTCGCTACTTTTATGGATTGTTTGCCATTGACTTAACTAATAAAAATTATCGTCGTAGTCACTTTTATGATGAAGCTTGTCGGCGCTTTGCTGCTTTCACAGGTAAATCCTATGAAATCGGTATTACGATTTCTAGCAAACCTGTAGAAATCTATGCTTTATTAGGGGGACAATGGCCGCACAGCAGTTATATGGTGCCTGGTGGTGTGATGTGCGCCCCCACTTTAACTGATATTACCCGCGCCTGGGCAATTTTGGAATATTTCCGCACCAATTGGTTAGAACCAGTTTGGTTAGGTTGTTCTTTAGAAAGATATGAAGAAATTCAATCCTATGAAGACTTTCAAAAGTGGTTAAATGAAGATGTTAAACATCGAGAATCTGACTTAGGTTTATATTGGCGCATGGGTTTAGATATCGGTTTAGATCGATATGGTGCTGGTGTGGGTAAATATGTGACTTGGGGTTATATTCCCCATGAGGATAAATATAATCATCCCACCATTGAAGGACGTAACGCTGCTGTGATTATGAAAAGCGGTGTTTATGATAGCTTCACTGATACTCATGCCTTGATGAATCAAGGTTTTGCCCGTGAGAATTTAACCCATTCTTGGTATGATGAAGGTACAGAAGATTGGCATCCGAGCGATCGCACAACCACACCAATTAATAATAACCAAAAAGACTTTTCTGGCGCATATTCTTGGTCAAGTGCAGTCCTCCACCAAGACTTAGGACGTTTAGAAGCTGGACCTCTTGCGCGTCAATTAGTTGCAGGGGGAAATCATGGGGAGTCTTGGCAACATTATGACCCATTTATTCTCGACACATTCAAGCAAATGGGTGGTGCAAGTGTTCATCTTCGGCAATTAGGAAGAGTCCACGAAATAGTTAAACTATATCGTCAAGCTGAACGCTGTTTAAGAGAGTTCAAATTAAACGATCCTTGGTATATTAAACCAGAAGAAAAAGATGGTAAAGGTTGGGGGGCAACAGAAGCAGCGAGAGGGGCATTATGTCATTGGGTAGAAATCGAACAAGGCAAAATTAAGAACTATCAAGTTATTGCCCCCGGTACTTGGAATATTGGACCCCGTGACGGAGAAGGACAACTAGGACCCATTGAAAAAGCATTAATAGGAACACCAATTCAAGACCCCAAAGATCCGGTAGAAGTGGGTCATGTAGCCCGTTCTTTTGATTCTTGTTTAGTCTGTACTGTTCACGCCCATGATGCGAAAACTGGAGAAGAATTGGCTCGTTTTAGAACAGCCTAA